One Tolypothrix bouteillei VB521301 DNA window includes the following coding sequences:
- a CDS encoding dienelactone hydrolase family protein translates to MKIEQTEVSISAPDGQMPAFLLTPTEPNHKPAVLLLMEAFGLTSHIRDVAIRIAREGYVVLVPDLYYRELPNNKFGYDEVESAMAMMYRLDLKSVEADIRAALAFLKSQKDVYRDKPGEAALPCERIGVTGFCLGGGLSFLTACKFSAEIAAAAPFYGMVLDEWIDAVKDITVPVHLFFGGVDPFIPCDRIRQIESRFQELGKDYTLKVYPNAGHGFFCHERSDYNRLAAEDAWQQLTQFFKRHLHRES, encoded by the coding sequence ATGAAAATTGAACAAACTGAGGTTTCGATCTCTGCACCGGATGGACAAATGCCTGCCTTCCTGCTGACACCAACCGAGCCCAACCACAAGCCTGCTGTTCTTCTGCTGATGGAGGCTTTTGGCTTAACGTCCCACATTCGAGATGTAGCAATCCGAATTGCGAGGGAAGGATATGTGGTACTCGTTCCCGATTTGTACTATCGCGAGTTACCTAACAATAAGTTTGGATATGATGAGGTAGAATCAGCGATGGCAATGATGTATCGCCTCGATCTTAAATCTGTGGAAGCAGATATTCGAGCGGCGTTGGCTTTTTTGAAGTCGCAAAAAGATGTGTATCGCGATAAGCCGGGGGAGGCGGCGCTGCCATGCGAACGCATTGGGGTGACTGGATTCTGCTTGGGTGGAGGATTAAGCTTTCTTACCGCTTGCAAGTTCTCAGCCGAAATAGCAGCCGCCGCCCCTTTTTATGGCATGGTGCTAGATGAGTGGATTGATGCAGTCAAAGATATTACTGTACCCGTCCACTTGTTCTTCGGAGGAGTCGATCCGTTCATTCCGTGCGATCGCATTCGGCAAATTGAGTCGCGGTTCCAAGAACTTGGGAAAGACTACACGTTGAAAGTTTACCCCAATGCAGGTCATGGTTTTTTCTGTCACGAACGCTCCGACTACAACCGCTTGGCGGCGGAAGATGCTTGGCAACAACTGACACAATTCTTCAAGCGACATTTGCACAGAGAAAGCTAA
- a CDS encoding helix-turn-helix domain-containing protein: MSAQQVAVIDYRKVNAANSLLPKPSILSSCGWSQLHLEVYQQPKFEIAEHQHTMHVIAHSPVSSCFPASSKGERWLDGKLYRETRHQGDIAILPAGIPHSCNWDGSVEFAILAVEPALLQQVGQDIVNSDRIELIPQFMDRSDALLQGIFSTLRDEVEVGKIGGDLLVDSLKTTLALHLLRNYCTTQPKVSGYSNGLSQLTLQQVTEYIHEHLDRNLKLVELSAIAQISPYHFLRLFKQRMGITPHQYILQSRIEKAKHLLQHSDLSIANIAVQTGFSDQSHLTKCFKRTVGITPKKSMKDRNRAKTY, encoded by the coding sequence ATGTCAGCACAACAAGTAGCGGTCATTGATTACCGCAAAGTCAATGCAGCAAACTCGCTATTACCCAAACCATCCATCCTCTCAAGCTGTGGCTGGAGCCAACTGCATTTGGAAGTTTACCAACAGCCAAAATTTGAAATTGCAGAGCACCAACATACGATGCACGTCATTGCCCATTCTCCAGTGTCCTCTTGTTTTCCCGCATCCTCAAAAGGAGAACGGTGGTTGGATGGCAAGTTGTACCGCGAAACGCGACATCAAGGAGATATTGCAATTCTTCCTGCAGGTATTCCCCATAGCTGTAACTGGGACGGTTCAGTTGAGTTCGCAATTTTGGCAGTTGAGCCTGCACTTCTCCAACAGGTCGGTCAAGATATTGTGAATAGCGATCGCATTGAACTCATTCCTCAGTTTATGGATCGGTCGGATGCGCTGCTACAGGGGATTTTCTCAACTTTGAGAGATGAAGTAGAGGTTGGCAAAATCGGTGGGGATTTGCTAGTTGATAGCCTTAAAACCACATTAGCGCTTCACCTCTTACGAAACTATTGCACCACACAACCCAAGGTATCTGGTTATTCAAATGGATTATCTCAATTAACGCTCCAACAAGTGACGGAGTATATTCACGAGCATCTGGATCGGAACTTGAAACTAGTAGAGTTGAGTGCGATCGCGCAAATCAGCCCCTATCATTTTCTCCGTTTGTTCAAACAAAGGATGGGTATAACTCCACATCAGTACATTCTACAAAGTCGAATTGAAAAGGCAAAACATCTGCTGCAGCATAGCGATTTGAGTATTGCAAATATTGCCGTGCAAACTGGTTTCTCCGATCAAAGCCACTTGACGAAATGCTTCAAACGCACAGTAGGAATAACTCCTAAAAAAAGCATGAAGGATAGAAATCGCGCAAAAACTTACTAA
- a CDS encoding monooxygenase family protein, with product MNYSIYQINLPEHPEAVVFVNGFLTRNRTGFFWMWKNAFWIQNATATAEGCVQVKAGICGPNELVMVSYWRSEHDLKQFFRGEAHRRMMQFVMKNPNSLCLYNETYRPLQSGKYSHEPQGMAMVYPSLTQ from the coding sequence ATGAACTATTCCATTTACCAAATTAATTTGCCAGAGCATCCAGAGGCAGTTGTCTTTGTTAACGGCTTTTTGACACGCAATCGCACAGGATTTTTCTGGATGTGGAAAAATGCATTTTGGATTCAGAACGCAACTGCCACAGCAGAAGGTTGCGTACAAGTCAAAGCAGGAATTTGTGGACCCAACGAACTCGTTATGGTCAGTTACTGGCGTTCGGAACATGACTTGAAACAATTTTTCCGAGGTGAAGCACATCGGCGGATGATGCAATTTGTGATGAAGAATCCTAACAGCCTGTGTTTGTACAACGAGACATATCGACCGTTGCAGAGCGGCAAATATAGCCACGAACCGCAAGGTATGGCAATGGTGTACCCGAGTTTGACACAATAG
- a CDS encoding PadR family transcriptional regulator, giving the protein MSLSYAILSVLVSASSSGYDLAKRFNPSVEGSVGFFWNASFQQIYRELNRLEEKEWVQAESVQQENRPDKRIYTVTALGKQQLCQWIAEPEEMAAIKDELLVKLYAGHLVSNKTIVAKLEAHRQQHQQRLAIYQEIKNQYFKDPQTLSNTLKFEYMTLLRGIHHEMGWLAWCNEIVVLLKSG; this is encoded by the coding sequence ATGTCTCTTAGCTATGCCATTCTGTCAGTCCTAGTCAGTGCTTCGAGCAGTGGCTACGATCTAGCAAAGCGGTTCAATCCTTCAGTAGAAGGGTCAGTTGGTTTTTTTTGGAACGCTAGTTTTCAACAAATTTACCGAGAACTGAACCGTCTAGAAGAAAAAGAGTGGGTGCAAGCGGAATCAGTGCAGCAGGAGAATCGACCTGACAAACGCATTTATACAGTGACGGCATTGGGGAAACAGCAGTTGTGTCAGTGGATTGCCGAGCCAGAAGAGATGGCAGCGATCAAAGATGAATTACTCGTGAAACTCTATGCAGGACATCTCGTGTCTAACAAGACGATAGTGGCAAAGTTAGAAGCCCATCGACAGCAACATCAACAACGATTAGCAATTTATCAAGAAATTAAGAATCAGTACTTTAAAGATCCTCAAACGTTGTCCAATACTCTAAAGTTTGAGTACATGACCTTGCTACGGGGAATTCACCACGAAATGGGCTGGCTGGCTTGGTGTAATGAAATCGTGGTGTTATTAAAATCAGGATAA
- a CDS encoding type II toxin-antitoxin system RelE/ParE family toxin, whose product MTQQFRLTEPAIKDIEEIADYIAKQSGLAQSELFLSKLNAKFTKIAKFPNLGRQRDEILPGIRSLPVDNYLILYMSIGQDVEIFRVISGYRNLSDLFNDSDS is encoded by the coding sequence ATGACTCAACAATTTCGCCTCACCGAACCTGCTATTAAAGATATCGAGGAAATTGCGGATTATATTGCTAAACAATCTGGCTTAGCTCAATCAGAGCTTTTTTTGAGTAAGCTTAATGCTAAGTTTACTAAAATTGCTAAGTTCCCTAACCTTGGACGGCAACGTGATGAAATTTTACCTGGTATCCGCAGCCTCCCAGTAGATAACTACCTCATTCTTTATATGTCTATAGGGCAAGATGTAGAGATTTTTCGTGTCATCAGTGGTTATCGAAATTTATCAGATCTATTCAATGATTCTGATTCTTAA
- a CDS encoding ribbon-helix-helix domain-containing protein — MHISLPPEVEALVKRQLTSGKYQNAIEVIFAGVKLLEQQEDIYQGRLQELQEEASIGLLASQRGEVVDGPTAMAQILSNLRSRYGVSDEA; from the coding sequence ATGCACATTTCTCTGCCACCTGAAGTCGAAGCACTAGTAAAACGTCAACTCACAAGCGGGAAGTATCAAAACGCAATTGAAGTTATTTTTGCAGGTGTAAAACTCCTAGAACAACAAGAAGATATTTATCAAGGGCGATTGCAAGAGCTTCAAGAAGAAGCAAGCATTGGGTTGTTAGCATCTCAAAGGGGCGAAGTTGTTGATGGTCCAACTGCAATGGCTCAAATCCTTTCTAATTTGCGATCGCGCTACGGTGTCTCAGACGAAGCATGA
- a CDS encoding UBP-type zinc finger domain-containing protein: protein MSCQHLNELTLENLILKANYPVFRCEECIRINGRWVHLRICQTCGKMLCCDSSEHQHSRRHYEETGHMVISSAELGEQWLWCFADEQQKNY, encoded by the coding sequence ATGTCTTGTCAACACCTGAATGAACTGACTCTAGAAAATCTTATCCTTAAAGCAAACTACCCAGTATTTCGTTGTGAAGAATGCATTCGGATTAATGGTCGCTGGGTACATCTTCGCATTTGTCAGACTTGTGGCAAGATGCTGTGCTGTGACTCGTCCGAACATCAACATTCCCGCCGTCACTACGAAGAAACCGGACATATGGTGATTAGTTCAGCAGAATTAGGAGAGCAATGGCTGTGGTGTTTTGCGGATGAGCAACAGAAGAATTATTAA
- a CDS encoding caspase family protein, with amino-acid sequence MADPINQTMNIYALLIGIDYYLPNTLYKSLKGCVRDINLVADYLIKTLQIPSERMFKLTSPNPGTSDNTEILDLTPTYENIVAKFRTVTEIAQPGEQVYIHYSGHGGRAKTIYEKLKGADQYDECIVPMDIGNGGRYLLDIELTTLLKRMTDKGLVVTIIMDSCHSGGVTRGDAAIRGGEETDKTPPNHKSLVAEDEELIANWKALNGGIDGDTAWVPPANNYLLLAACRPNEYAYEYAFDGKERHGALTYWIVQTLATSSTTGLSFRALYDRVCAQIQSKFPQQLPMLVGDGTRIVFGNENLPHHYTLAVTSVNSNQKQVTLNAGLAHGLSDGTRFAIYLLNTTDFSKRQQQLAIVELEDVQANKAVARVLEPQEGGIAVTEKIELGAPAVMVSAPVDLVRRVRLFDTKEVGDKENQLPSELAGKQKEALEPVRQALAGNGWVVEVEPGDKQEAHYQVAVGRDGEYEICIGTPLKNLGLPLQIDAPNAATGIVNRLVHLAKYQAVQALDNPASELADYLEFELVDQRKQSFSETNNLVLTPGESVFLRVKNTYSQPLSIAVLDLEPTWAISQIPIEGISSIFFSIEKDQQVHIRMSPALPRGYKQAEETLKLFATRGLANFQWLTLNALDKDFGQRGNLDGHLEEEAEKLTERGEAHHINPLNKLLATIGADVDTPPPPELTRAMVYEPDPNAEWATKQVKFTIKQ; translated from the coding sequence ATGGCTGACCCAATTAATCAAACAATGAATATTTACGCATTATTAATTGGCATCGACTACTATCTACCTAATACGTTGTACAAGAGTCTGAAAGGATGCGTGCGTGACATAAATCTTGTAGCAGACTATCTCATAAAAACTTTGCAAATTCCTTCTGAAAGGATGTTTAAGCTCACTTCTCCAAATCCTGGAACCTCTGATAATACCGAAATCCTGGACTTAACACCAACCTATGAAAATATTGTTGCAAAGTTTCGTACCGTCACAGAAATAGCGCAACCAGGAGAGCAAGTATACATTCACTACTCCGGACATGGAGGACGTGCAAAAACCATTTATGAAAAACTGAAAGGGGCTGACCAATATGATGAATGTATTGTGCCAATGGATATTGGCAATGGAGGTCGCTACTTACTGGATATCGAATTAACAACTCTCTTGAAGCGAATGACGGATAAAGGGTTGGTTGTCACAATTATTATGGATAGCTGCCACTCTGGAGGAGTAACCCGAGGTGATGCTGCTATCCGAGGCGGAGAAGAAACTGACAAAACACCGCCTAACCATAAAAGCTTGGTTGCCGAAGATGAAGAGTTGATCGCAAATTGGAAAGCTCTAAATGGAGGAATAGATGGTGACACAGCATGGGTTCCTCCAGCAAATAATTACCTTCTCTTGGCAGCCTGCCGTCCTAATGAGTATGCATACGAGTATGCATTTGATGGTAAGGAGCGACATGGAGCGCTAACTTACTGGATCGTTCAAACTCTGGCAACTAGTTCCACAACAGGATTGAGTTTCAGGGCGTTGTACGATCGCGTTTGCGCTCAAATTCAGAGTAAGTTTCCTCAACAATTACCCATGTTGGTTGGTGATGGCACTCGCATAGTCTTTGGAAATGAGAACTTACCGCATCACTACACGCTAGCAGTTACTAGTGTAAACTCTAACCAAAAACAAGTTACCTTGAATGCTGGGTTAGCTCATGGACTCAGTGATGGCACAAGATTTGCCATTTACCTACTGAATACAACAGATTTTTCCAAGCGGCAACAACAACTAGCAATTGTTGAACTCGAAGACGTTCAAGCCAATAAAGCGGTTGCTAGAGTTTTAGAACCTCAAGAGGGGGGTATTGCGGTTACAGAAAAAATCGAACTAGGTGCTCCTGCTGTTATGGTATCTGCACCCGTCGATCTCGTGCGTCGAGTTCGCTTGTTTGACACGAAAGAAGTAGGAGATAAAGAAAATCAATTACCATCCGAGTTAGCTGGAAAACAAAAAGAAGCTTTAGAGCCAGTTCGGCAAGCTTTGGCTGGCAATGGTTGGGTGGTTGAAGTAGAACCTGGTGACAAGCAAGAGGCTCACTATCAAGTTGCGGTTGGTAGAGATGGCGAGTATGAAATTTGTATTGGCACGCCTCTTAAAAACTTAGGTTTACCACTGCAAATTGATGCTCCAAATGCAGCGACTGGGATAGTCAATCGCTTGGTTCATTTAGCAAAATATCAAGCAGTTCAGGCACTTGATAATCCAGCTTCTGAACTTGCTGATTATCTTGAATTTGAATTAGTAGACCAGAGAAAGCAATCGTTTTCTGAAACTAACAATTTAGTTTTAACACCAGGGGAATCAGTGTTTTTACGAGTCAAGAATACCTATTCTCAACCTCTCAGTATTGCTGTTCTCGATTTAGAACCCACTTGGGCTATTTCTCAAATTCCCATTGAGGGAATTTCTAGTATTTTCTTTTCTATTGAAAAGGACCAACAAGTACATATAAGAATGAGTCCTGCTTTGCCAAGAGGATACAAACAAGCTGAAGAAACACTCAAACTGTTTGCAACTCGCGGTCTTGCTAACTTCCAATGGCTAACTTTGAATGCTCTAGATAAGGATTTTGGTCAAAGAGGAAATCTTGATGGACACCTTGAGGAGGAAGCAGAAAAACTTACAGAAAGGGGAGAAGCTCATCATATCAATCCTCTCAACAAACTCTTGGCTACTATTGGTGCTGATGTTGACACTCCACCACCGCCTGAGTTAACTCGTGCAATGGTTTACGAACCCGATCCCAATGCTGAATGGGCAACCAAACAGGTAAAGTTTACTATTAAGCAATAG